CAGTTGCGCGAGATGCGCGACGCCGGCTGGGACGTCTGTTCGTACCCGCAGCACGGCGGTCGGCTCGCGGAACTCGACGCCGAACAGCAGCGCCGCGTCATCGAGGGCAACCGCGATTACCTCGCGAACCGCGGGTTCGAGGACGGGGCACAGCACTTCTTCACGCCGTACAACTCGATGAACAACGACACGCTCGACATCCTCCGGGAGGCCCACGAGACGGCGTTCGTCTTCGGGGCGTGTTCCAGCGGCATCCCGCCGACGGGACGCCACACCATCTCCGCCATCAGCGGGTCGAGCTACGAGAGCACCCGCAAACCGATCCTGCGTGCGGACATCCACAACCAGGTGGTCGTCCCGTACTTCGAGCACATCGGCGAGCAGGGCATGAGCGTCGAGGAGTTCGAGATGCAACTCGACCGGATCGAGGACAACAGCTACGGCGGCGGGCTGGAGCCGATCACGCCGACGCAGTTGCTCGAGTACTACTAGATAGCCGTCCCGAGCGATTCCGTCGGCATCGAGTTCGGGAGCGAGACGGTCCGGCAGACCGTTCGGCGTGAATACCGTGATCGGTGATCGCTCTAGAGAGGGATCTCGGGAGTCGTCGCGTCGGAAGGATTGTGCGTGGGTGATGTCCGCGAAGGGACCGGTCGTGCGTCGACCGGCCGCCGGGCGGTGCCCGGCGGAATCACCTGCATCTTCGGCGGGTGTGCCGCCGTACACGCAAATCGGGGATTCGCTGGCTTGCAAATCCGCCGGATTTGCAAACGATGCGTGGGACCGGATTTGAACCGAGAGTTTACATCCGCATCCTCCGACCTCTCGTCCAGACGATGACCGAGAACCCGGGCCAGCGAATCGACGCTCTTCGCGAACGTATCCAGGCTGGCGAGGAGATCAGCAGCGCCGATCAGGAGACGCTGCTCGCCTTCAGTGATCGACTCCGACTCCTCTCCTCGCGCTACTCCGACCATCGTCACGAGCACCTGCTCCGACGCTGCGTCCGCATGGCCGAGGAGGTCGGCGGCCTCGCCGACGCCCTCGAGGAGCGCAGCGCTGCCGAGGAGCTCGTCAAATGGATCCATCGCGAGTACGATAACGAGGAGACCAACCGGGACTACCGGGGTTCCCTCAGAGTCTTCGGGAAGCGCTCCGGCGAGGACGACGAGCTGCCCGAGTCGATCGAGTGGATCCCTGGCTCGACCTCGCGCAACTACAAGCCCAAGCCAAAGCCCGGCGAGATGCTCCACTGGGACGAGGATGTCTTCCCGATGATCGACGCCTGTCGCTACGCGCGCGACGAGGCGATGGTCGCCGTCGCCTGGGACGCCGGCGCGCGCTCGGGGGAGTTCCGCGATCTCCAGCTCCGCGACGTCAGTGATCACCCGAATGGGCTCCGGATCACCGTCGACGGCAAGACCGGCCAGCGGACGATCACGCTGATCCCGTCGGTTCCGTACCTCCAGCGCTGGCTCGCCGAGCATCCCGCTGATGACCCGAGCGCGCCCCTCTGGAGTAAGCTCCACTCGCCCGAGGACCTCTCCTACCAGGCGGTCCGGAAGACACTCAACGAGGCGGCCGAGCGCGCCGGCGTTCACAAGCCCGTCACGCTGACGAACTTCCGCAAATCGAGCGCGAGTTACCTCGCCAGTCAGGGCCTCAATCAGGCCGTCCTCGAGGAGCACCACGGCTGGTCGCGAGGATCGCGCGTCGCTTCCCGATATGTCTCCGTCTTCGCCGACGCCTCCGACCGGGAGATCGCCCGCGCGCACGGCCTCGACGTCGAGAAGGACGAACCCGACCCGACGGCGCCGATGACGTGCCCGCGCTGTAATCGGGAGACGCCGCGCGAGAACCCGGCGTGTATGTGGTGCGGTCAATCTCAATCTCACGAAGCTACTCAACGGATCGAAGAGCAACGTGAGGCTGCACTCAAAAGTTCCAGAATCGTTCCAGAGGAGGTGGCTGATGCGATCCAGACCATCGAACGGTTCATGGGAGATGATGGCGGGATTCGAGCCGCTGGTTTCGATGAATGAAGGGGCGGGATCAGTCATTGAGGACCTCCTGTCCCTGTTCGGTAAGGCTCAATTGCCGCAGCGTTCCTCCGCGTTCCCGGTCACGGTATTGACTTTTGACTAATCCGTTGCGCTCTAGTCGGCGAATCCTCATCTGGAGCGATGTCCCACTCAATCCAACCGAATCACCGACGCGGGTCGTGCCCTTATCACCGTTCTCAGCGACAGCCTGGAGCAATGATTGGTCGGAGACTCGATAGTGCTCCTTTTTGTGTTCGGCGCGGCTGAGGGGGACTATCCCTAACTCAGACCAATCGTTGCCGTCGATGTTCAGCCATGGAACCTCGCTTTGATGGTGGATCTGTGAGCTACAGACCTCCTCAAAACCATACCAGGCGACAGCAGCTAACCGGTGGACGTATATCGTAGGTGAGTTGCCGTCATAGCCCTCGTCCCACACTTCGTATCCCTTATCGTGGATTCTAAACGGAACCGGCTCATCGGAAAACCTGATTTTAGCAGCTTCCGACATATCTCGCCGCGCGATGCCGTTTCTGTCCATCCACTTCAGAACACACGTTTCGCCGCAGCCGACTATATCGCCTACAGATTCGAGAGAATGCCCCTCACAGTTGTATAGGTGGTTGAGTACTATCTCATTGCGCCACGGGGTACTTTGCCTGATCAGCCTTTGATCCCACCCGCAATCACAACTGCGGAATTTGATGGAGGACTGTTCGTCCTGATCCGGCTCGCAGCCGGTACAATTAACTATACTCTCCGCCTCTTTCCGCTTGCTTCCTTGCATTGTGTAATCACCGGAGGAAGCACCCGCCCGATGCGTCAACATCGGGCCCCGTTCTGGGAACGAGATGTGCTTCTTAGTTACATCTCTCTCAGGCCAGTATCTTAAAACCACCGGGGGGGACCGCGAGAAGCCGCTACGCATCCGATCTCGCCTCCTCGAGTGAGTCGAGCCAGGCCCGACAGTAGTCCGCATACGCGCAGTCGGTCGTCGCGACGAGTCGGAGTTCGTCCTCGATCGCCTCGAGCTCGCGCAGGCGCTCGTCGATTGTTCGGTCGTCGCGCGCGTCGGCGGGGAGTGCTTGGCTCATCGGGAAGCCTCCTGCTCCTGCGGACGATCGGGACCGATCAGCTTGCGACTGTTATCCGGGCGGATCACCTCGCCGCGACAGTCGAATTCCTCGAACAGGGGCTCGAGCATCTCGACGTCCGTCTCGCTGGCGTCCTCGCGGACTTCGCGCTGGCCGTCCGATGCATCGCGGTTGATCAGCGTGTAGTGTTGTCCCTGGCTGTCGGCCGCCATCAGACACCACTCTCCGTCTCGGCGTCGAGGTCACTGCACACGATACAATGGGGCTCACCGTCGATCCAATCCGGCGGGAAGGACGGCTCACGCTCGCAGACGACGCAGTCGGGATGAGTGCATTCGTTGCTCTCACTCATGGCGATCACCACTGTTGGTTTCGGTATCACCCTCCAGGTCGATCGCGGCGGTGACGACATCGGACTCCTTGCGCGAGATCTCCGAAAGACGGAGCACGGAGACGATCGCGAGCTTCCGGCGCAGGATTAGCGTCTCACTCACTCGATCGACGCGCACCTCGTCGACACCGAACTCGCGGGGGAGTCGGGAGAGGCGCTGACCGCGCTCCCACGCCTGGATAAGCGATCCCTTTGCCTGTGGGACTCGCTCGCTCCAGCGCTGGCGGGCGTGCTCGGCGACGAACGGTGCAGGATCGGTCGCCGTGACGTCCGAACTCATAGGAATGCCTCCCGCATCGCTTCGATACGATCACTCCGCTCGCGCGGATCGAGCAGCGCACCGTTAGGTTGGGCTAGTCCGAGTTCGGTGACCAGTGCTCGCGTGTTGTTGACGCCGCCGAGTGCGAGGCGCTGGTTGAGCAAAACGGTGTTATCCGCCTGCTCGACGGCATCGAGGACCTCGGACAGACTGCGGACGCCACCTCGCGCCCCGTACACTTCCGTGATAATTTCCTCGGGGTCGCCCTCGAGCCACGGACACTCCTCTGCCGACAGTTCGCTATCCGCCATGGCGCCACCATCCGTCTCGGCGATGTCTTCCCACGCGCTCGCGAGGTCGCCGTCGAGACCGACGACGAGCAGGCCGGAGTCAGGATCACGCTCGACGGGCGCGCGGATGGTCTCACCGATCGGGAAGTCAAAGCCAAGCTGTCGAAGTGGTGCGCGACAGGATACTGACGCACCGCCTTTCTGACCATCTCGAGAGACGGTCCGTGCGTGGGGGCCTGAGTAGTCGGGATCGAAGCCGAGTTTCCGCTTCTCGCGATCGACCAGGACGTCGACCGAGTCGACATCGTCGAGCCAGCGCCGCGTCGCCCCGGTATTAAACCGAACCCCACCGTCGGTATAGATGGATGCTATCGGTTCGCCGTCGAAGCGTTGTTTCTCGACGCGTTCGAAGGCCATTAGCGACTCACCTCCCGAGTGGCCGTGCTGGCTCGCCGAGCTGCACAGTTCGTACAGGGACGGAAACGCAACGGCTCACCACAGGTCTGGCACGCGCCGTCCGGGTGTCGGACGACGGCCATCACGCTTCGACCTCCGATTCCGTATCCGTCACTACTTGGTAGATTGCCGACCACCAATATGCCGCGATTGCCGGGTTTTCAGCCTCGACTTCGATATCGAATCCGACGTCGTCCTCCGAGTAGTTGATGTACGCCATCACGATTCCCCCCGAATCACGCGCAGTTCTTCGACGCGCTCTAGTGCATTTTGAAACTCAGCTTCGACGTCGTCGAGATCGGTGTTTGTCGCCACGGCGGATTCGAGCGCCCGGTCGACGTGCTCGCGAACGTCCTCGCGGCTCATCGACGATCACGCTCCATTCGGTAGCTCGACATCTCACGTTGGCCGATCAGAATTATGGCGTGCGCGCCGACTAGATAGCCGGCGATAAATCCCACGATGGAACAGGCCATCTCGCGAATCATCGGAACAACCCCCAGGCGGTGAGCATGGTACCGATCAGCCATGCGAGCGGCCAACCGATAACGACGAACACGAGCAGGACAAGCGGAATCGCCCAGACACCGACTTGAGGTTCGGCGTATCCCCATGTAAAATACGCACTCAAAGCACCGACGGATACGCCGAGGAGTAGCCCGATGACGCCGCGTTTCTGCGCTCCGACGACCTCGTCGCGCATCTTCCTTTGATCCTCGCGAATATCGTCGAAGAACGGATCGTCGAAGGGGTCATCATTCATCGTCATCACGCTCCTCAACCTCCGTGACTGTCGCACCGTGATCCATCGCGAGTGTGACGATCGTCGCGAGGTCGCGGGCCAGTTTGTAGTTCGGGCCCGTCCGGACGAGCCCCGAGGAGCGCTCGTAGTCGATCACACCACAGGCGTCGAGCTTCGGAAGGTGCATGTGCTCGAGCGACCGGGTGACGATCTCGGGTCTGGGCGCGCCTTCGCGCCGTGAGAGCAGCACCGAGAGGTTCGCCGAGGCGACCTCGTCGCCGGGGCTGAGCGCGTAGATGATCCGCCGGCGGGCCTCGACGCCGATCGCCGAGAGGGCATCGTCGGTCGTCAGTTCCGGTGTGACCGTCGGTCCCGTCCCGGAGTCGGCGTCACTTTTGCTTTCACTCATCACGATCACGCTCCTCAGCCCGGCCGATCCATCGTCGGCGAGCATCTAGCGCCTGCCGGCCTCCATCGGCGAGGCGGTAGGTGTTCGTCCGGCCGTCGACAGACCCGGATTCTTTCTCGACGAGCCCCCTGTCAACGAGCGAGTCGAGGCCGGGATACAACCGGCCGTGAGCTACTTCTTTACCGTACTCGGCCTCAAGGACGCGCTTGACGTCGAGTCCACAGGGATCGTCAAGCCCGTCGATCGCGACGAGCATGTCGATCTGAAACCGAGTGAGTTCGTTCAGCGGTCGTGCGTCGATACTATCTTGCATCTGCGTTGAGTCTGTTAGCATGGTCTTGTGTTGGGACGGAATCGACCGTCCCCCACTGTTCCCTCAGAGCAAGACCACCGCCTCGCGCGGTCGCGTCGGCCTGGACAGCAGGACACGGCCGCGTGAGACAGCGGACTTCCTCAGTCGAT
The DNA window shown above is from Halalkalicoccus sp. NIPERK01 and carries:
- a CDS encoding site-specific integrase yields the protein MTENPGQRIDALRERIQAGEEISSADQETLLAFSDRLRLLSSRYSDHRHEHLLRRCVRMAEEVGGLADALEERSAAEELVKWIHREYDNEETNRDYRGSLRVFGKRSGEDDELPESIEWIPGSTSRNYKPKPKPGEMLHWDEDVFPMIDACRYARDEAMVAVAWDAGARSGEFRDLQLRDVSDHPNGLRITVDGKTGQRTITLIPSVPYLQRWLAEHPADDPSAPLWSKLHSPEDLSYQAVRKTLNEAAERAGVHKPVTLTNFRKSSASYLASQGLNQAVLEEHHGWSRGSRVASRYVSVFADASDREIARAHGLDVEKDEPDPTAPMTCPRCNRETPRENPACMWCGQSQSHEATQRIEEQREAALKSSRIVPEEVADAIQTIERFMGDDGGIRAAGFDE
- a CDS encoding PadR family transcriptional regulator, with the translated sequence MNELTRFQIDMLVAIDGLDDPCGLDVKRVLEAEYGKEVAHGRLYPGLDSLVDRGLVEKESGSVDGRTNTYRLADGGRQALDARRRWIGRAEERDRDE
- a CDS encoding transcriptional regulator produces the protein MSESKSDADSGTGPTVTPELTTDDALSAIGVEARRRIIYALSPGDEVASANLSVLLSRREGAPRPEIVTRSLEHMHLPKLDACGVIDYERSSGLVRTGPNYKLARDLATIVTLAMDHGATVTEVEERDDDE